The Rheinheimera mangrovi genome contains the following window.
TTTAGTGTTCAGTTGGCCGGGCCAACCCCCTTTATTGAATATTCCACAACTGCAACTCGAGCAGGGGCAGCATTTATTTATCTATGGCTCATCAGGTTCAGGTAAAACCACCTTACTGAATTTGTTGGCCGGTATTTACCCTTGTAAACAGGGCGATATTTTGATTGCTGGTCAGTCGATGGCCGCTTTATCCGCTGCGAAAAGAGACCAATTACGAGCCTCTTCAATAGGGGTGGTATTCCAGCAACTGAACTTAATTCCGTATTTGTCGGTATTGCAAAATGTATTACTGGTCAGTGCTTTTGCTAAAAAAATTCCACAGGCAGAGCAGCGTGCCCGTTACTTATTGCAGAAGCTGGGTTTAGATAAGCTGTTATGGCAAGCCCCGGCGAATCAGTTAAGTGTTGGCCAACAGCAGCGTGTGGCGATAGCCCGCGCTTTATTAACTCAGCCCGCTTTGCTGATTGCTGATGAGCCAACTTCGGCGCTGGATCATAAACACAGAGATGGCTTTATGCAGCTGATGCTGAGTGAGGCTGAACTTTGTGGCACCACAGTGGTTTTTGTCAGTCATGATCCGGCATTGCGCTCGTATTTCAAATTCGAGCTGGATATGGAGCAGTTACAGCAGGGAGTTCAGCCATGTTAATGCAGTTGGCCAGAGCCAGTTTATGGAACCGCAAAGGCACAGTGCTGATGACGGTAATTTCACTGACCATTAGTATCGCCTTGTTATTAGGTATTGATCATATTCGTCATGAGGCTAAAAGCAGCTTCACCAGCACGGTATCAGGCACGGATCTGATTGTGGGTGCCCGTTCCAGCCAGCTGAATTTATTGTTGTATTCGGTATTTCGTATTGGTAACGCCACCAATAATATCGGCTGGAAGAACTATCAGACGGTAAAAACTCATCCGCAAGTGGCCTGGAGTATTCCAATTTCTCTGGGAGATTCGCACCGTGGATATCGTGTGTTAGGCACCAACGAAGACTACTTTAAGTTTTATCAGTATGGTGAAAAGCAACCACTGAAGCTGGCACAGGGTAAAGTGTTTGCCGGCGTGTATCAGGCGGTTATAGGCTCAGTGGTTGCACAAAAACTGGGCTATCAGTTGGGCGAGCAAATCACTTTATCGCATGGGGTTGGTAGTATCAGTTTTACCCAGCATAAAGATAAACCCTTTGAAGTAGTGGGTATTCTCTCCCCAACAGGTACACCTGTGGATCAAAGCGTCCATATTCCGCTGCAGGGGATCGAAGCTATCCATTTAGGCTGGCAAAGTGGCGGCATGCCGGCGCCAGGTAAGGGCATTAGTGCCGAGCAAAGCCTGACTATGGATTTAGAACCTAAAGTCATTACGGCTTACATGCTGGGTTTAAAATCGAAAATGGCAACTTTTGCAGTGCAACGTCAGCTTAATGAATTTAAAGCTGAGCCGCTATCTGCCATTCTGCCCGGTGTGGCTTTGGCGGAACTCTGGCAAATGCTCAGTATGGTAGAGAATATGTTGTTGCTCATCACAGCCCTGGTGATAGTGGCGACACTGGTGGGTATAGTCACCACCTTACTGGCAGGATTAAAAGAGCGTCAGCGCGAAATGGCGATCTTACGTGCTGTTGGAGCTCCGGCTTCCACCGTATTTTTGCTGATAGAACTGGAATTACTGCTAATGGCCTTATTGTCCATTGGTGCTGCATTACTTATTTTAGTGGCTGGGCTTTGGGGGTTTCGTGAGTTGTTAGCCAGCCAATATGGACTCTTTATCAGTATCAATCCATGGCATGACCAAACTGGTTGGCTGCTTGGCGCTGTGATGGGCCTAACCATGTTATTGGGAGCTATTCCGGCTTTTCTGGCTTACCGCAAAGCCCTGGCTTCCGGACTTATGGTTCGGTTATAACTGAAGTCGGGCAAAGCCAGATATAGCTTCGCCCATTTTATGCTGTGGTTTTAAGCACATAGCATTAATTTATTCTAAGCAAAAGTGTATTTGCTACTGGGATTTGTTGCATCCTTTGTTATAGTAGATCAGCACCTTCAACGAACAATGACAGAGCATGACCGCAGAACAGTCTAAATTAGAGCAACAACTTGCCAAGCTTCACCAACAATATATGGAGCGACTGCAAGCAGATATTCCATTGCTCGCCTCTGAGGTCAGCGCTTTGGCTACATTGCCAGGCCAGCCGAACTGGCGTGCTATAGTGCTGCCGTTAAAGCATAAGTTTCATACGTTGGCCGGTTCAGCCGGTACCTTTGGTTTGCCACAATTGGGTAAGCTGGCTAAAAATCTTGAGTTGCAATTAAAAGACTGGATGGCAGAAGAGTCAGCTCCGGATATGCCAGCAATTAACAGTTTTATGACCATCTTCCAGCAGGTGCAATACGCTCATCAAAGCGGACATCAGGTGATGAACCTAACCTCTGCCAGACTGGATATGTTGCATGATCAGAAAGCACTGATTTATGTGCTGGAAGACGATGAAGAAACAGCACAACATCTTACGCTGACACTGGCTACCTTTGGTTATCAGATCCAAAGCTATAAACGTATTGCAGAATTGGATCAGGCGCTGAAAACCCACTTACCAGATGCTTTAATACTGGATATTTCTTTGCCGGATGAAGAGCAAACCGGGCTGGAGTATATAGCAGATTTTCAGAAGAGCTTAGTTGAGGCTTTACCTGTATTGGTGTTAACCAGTCACGACAGTTTTGGCCACCATCTGCAGGCTGTGCGTATTGGCGCCCGTGGTTATTTTATAAAACCTTTAAATACCACAGCGTTGGAAGCCCGCTTACAGCGCTTACTAGCGGTGCGCCGCCGTGAGCCCTTTCGGGTATTGATTGTTGATGACGATCAGTTACTGGCTGAACATTATGCACTGGTGCTGCAAGGTGCTGGCTTGCGTGCCGAAATTTTACTGGACCCTTCAAAAATTTATGATGGCCTGAACCGCTTTCGTCCAGACG
Protein-coding sequences here:
- a CDS encoding ABC transporter ATP-binding protein, producing MSEYTDLKIPALELKSLVFSWPGQPPLLNIPQLQLEQGQHLFIYGSSGSGKTTLLNLLAGIYPCKQGDILIAGQSMAALSAAKRDQLRASSIGVVFQQLNLIPYLSVLQNVLLVSAFAKKIPQAEQRARYLLQKLGLDKLLWQAPANQLSVGQQQRVAIARALLTQPALLIADEPTSALDHKHRDGFMQLMLSEAELCGTTVVFVSHDPALRSYFKFELDMEQLQQGVQPC
- a CDS encoding ABC transporter permease, whose protein sequence is MLMQLARASLWNRKGTVLMTVISLTISIALLLGIDHIRHEAKSSFTSTVSGTDLIVGARSSQLNLLLYSVFRIGNATNNIGWKNYQTVKTHPQVAWSIPISLGDSHRGYRVLGTNEDYFKFYQYGEKQPLKLAQGKVFAGVYQAVIGSVVAQKLGYQLGEQITLSHGVGSISFTQHKDKPFEVVGILSPTGTPVDQSVHIPLQGIEAIHLGWQSGGMPAPGKGISAEQSLTMDLEPKVITAYMLGLKSKMATFAVQRQLNEFKAEPLSAILPGVALAELWQMLSMVENMLLLITALVIVATLVGIVTTLLAGLKERQREMAILRAVGAPASTVFLLIELELLLMALLSIGAALLILVAGLWGFRELLASQYGLFISINPWHDQTGWLLGAVMGLTMLLGAIPAFLAYRKALASGLMVRL
- a CDS encoding diguanylate cyclase; protein product: MTAEQSKLEQQLAKLHQQYMERLQADIPLLASEVSALATLPGQPNWRAIVLPLKHKFHTLAGSAGTFGLPQLGKLAKNLELQLKDWMAEESAPDMPAINSFMTIFQQVQYAHQSGHQVMNLTSARLDMLHDQKALIYVLEDDEETAQHLTLTLATFGYQIQSYKRIAELDQALKTHLPDALILDISLPDEEQTGLEYIADFQKSLVEALPVLVLTSHDSFGHHLQAVRIGARGYFIKPLNTTALEARLQRLLAVRRREPFRVLIVDDDQLLAEHYALVLQGAGLRAEILLDPSKIYDGLNRFRPDVVLLDVLMPGCSGPELAQLIRLQDEWLSVPIIYLSSETDSERQLAALVKGGDDFLTKPITDTALIVAVFARAQRARQLADMMTKDSLTGLLQHARVKERLSHELQRCERTGEPLSVVMLDIDHFKKVNDSYGHLIGDQVISSLANLLKQQLRKTDIIGRYGGEEFLLILPDCNQQQALDLVEQLRQSFASLPFSFDHHNFHCSFSAGISQAKSTDETDQLIDQADKALYCSKHGGRNQTQFFQPTDQIPLNMS